A single Rhodospirillaceae bacterium DNA region contains:
- the pstC gene encoding phosphate ABC transporter permease subunit PstC, whose translation MNYGAILAALLALTVLGFYLGRGRARAAAGRGQSRLHSLPGYYGAHVAIWMALPAFTLFVFWISFQGAIVEGIVWNGLPDRVTVLGETKPRDALPAEQKQFLINNIRNYATGDVVSGDVTALMKQGAAHYLRLEALSSWILAAAMAILAAVGLLLTYRSIAPAMRARVRVERVALLLLMVASTIAILTTVGIVLSLLFEALAFFTKVSPVDFLFGLEWSPQTAIREDQVGASGAFGAIPVFAGTMLITVIAMIVAVPVGLFAAIYLSEYASRRVRAAVKPVLEVLAGIPTVVYGFFAALTVAPMIRDAGAAVGLSVASESALAAGMIMGIMIIPFVSSLSDDIINAVPQALRDGSYGLGATRSETIRQVVLPAALPGIVGAVLLAVSRAIGETMIVVMAAGLSARLTVNPFDAVTTVTVQIVTNLTGDPEFDSPKTLSAFALGLALFLVTLCLNVIALKVVQKYREKYD comes from the coding sequence ATGAACTACGGCGCGATCCTGGCGGCCTTGCTGGCGCTGACGGTGCTCGGCTTCTATCTGGGCCGGGGCCGCGCCCGGGCCGCCGCCGGGCGCGGACAGTCCCGGCTGCATTCGCTGCCCGGATATTACGGCGCCCATGTCGCCATCTGGATGGCTCTGCCCGCCTTCACCCTGTTCGTGTTCTGGATTTCGTTCCAGGGCGCGATTGTCGAGGGCATCGTCTGGAACGGCCTGCCCGACAGGGTGACCGTGCTGGGCGAGACGAAGCCCAGGGATGCGCTGCCGGCCGAACAGAAGCAGTTCCTGATCAACAATATCCGCAACTACGCCACCGGCGACGTGGTGAGCGGGGACGTCACCGCCCTGATGAAACAGGGTGCGGCGCACTATCTGCGGCTGGAAGCCCTGTCCTCGTGGATCCTGGCGGCCGCCATGGCGATCCTGGCGGCGGTCGGGCTGCTGCTGACCTACCGGAGCATCGCCCCGGCGATGCGCGCCCGCGTCCGGGTGGAACGGGTTGCGCTGCTGCTGCTGATGGTCGCGTCCACCATCGCGATCCTGACGACCGTCGGCATCGTTCTTTCCCTGCTGTTCGAGGCGCTGGCCTTCTTTACCAAGGTCTCGCCGGTCGATTTCCTGTTCGGGCTGGAATGGAGCCCGCAGACCGCGATCCGCGAGGACCAGGTCGGCGCATCCGGCGCGTTCGGCGCGATTCCGGTCTTTGCCGGCACGATGCTGATCACGGTGATCGCGATGATCGTGGCCGTCCCTGTCGGCCTGTTTGCGGCGATCTACCTGTCGGAATACGCCTCGCGCCGGGTCCGGGCGGCGGTGAAGCCGGTTCTGGAGGTGCTGGCCGGCATCCCGACGGTGGTCTACGGTTTCTTCGCCGCGCTCACCGTGGCGCCGATGATCCGCGATGCCGGCGCGGCGGTCGGCCTGTCGGTCGCCTCGGAGAGCGCGCTCGCCGCCGGCATGATCATGGGCATCATGATCATCCCGTTCGTCAGTTCGCTGTCGGACGACATCATCAACGCGGTGCCCCAGGCCCTGCGCGACGGCTCCTACGGGCTGGGCGCGACCCGCTCGGAAACGATCCGTCAGGTGGTGCTGCCGGCGGCCCTGCCGGGAATCGTCGGCGCCGTGCTGCTCGCCGTATCCCGCGCCATCGGCGAGACGATGATCGTCGTGATGGCGGCCGGCCTGTCGGCCAGGCTGACCGTCAATCCCTTCGACGCGGTGACCACGGTGACCGTGCAGATCGTCACCAACCTGACCGGCGACCCGGAATTCGACAGCCCCAAGACCCTGTCGGCCTTCGCCCTCGGCCTGGCGCTGTTCCTGGTCACCCTGTGCCTCAACGTCATCGCCCTCAAAGTGGTCCAGAAATACCGCGAAAAATATGACTGA
- a CDS encoding PstS family phosphate ABC transporter substrate-binding protein codes for MKKTITLATVGALALAGAAGQAAARDQVRIVGSSTVYPFATVVAERFGKSSKFKTPVVEATGSGGGLKLFCAGLGVKSPDITNASRRIKKSEYDRCTRNGIKVAEFKIGYDGIVLANSKKTRRIELSRRDIFLALAKLVPEGQRDGGKLVPNPNRTWKDVNPALPNVAIRVLGPPPTSGTRDAFNELAMEGGCRTFESLKAVKKVDKKRYKGVCRGIREDGAWVEAGENDNLIVQKLEADPNALGVFGFSFLDQNGDKVQGSIVDGVPPTFENISAQKYPVSRSLFFYVKKNHVGQIPGIQEYVRAFMNRKAIGKRGYLIGKGLIPLPRAEMRDFISAGKSLPDLTM; via the coding sequence GTGAAAAAGACAATCACGCTCGCCACCGTCGGAGCGCTCGCCCTCGCCGGCGCGGCAGGACAGGCCGCGGCGCGCGACCAGGTCCGCATCGTCGGGTCGTCGACGGTCTACCCGTTCGCGACCGTCGTCGCCGAACGCTTCGGCAAGAGCAGCAAGTTCAAGACGCCGGTCGTCGAAGCCACCGGCTCGGGCGGCGGCCTCAAGCTGTTCTGCGCCGGCCTGGGCGTGAAGTCGCCGGACATCACCAACGCGTCGCGCCGCATCAAGAAGAGCGAATACGACCGCTGCACGAGGAACGGCATCAAGGTCGCCGAGTTCAAGATCGGCTATGACGGCATCGTGCTGGCCAATTCGAAGAAGACCAGGCGGATCGAACTGAGCCGCCGCGACATCTTCCTGGCGCTCGCCAAGCTGGTCCCCGAAGGCCAAAGGGACGGCGGCAAGCTGGTGCCGAACCCGAACAGGACCTGGAAGGACGTCAACCCGGCGTTGCCGAATGTCGCCATCAGGGTTCTCGGTCCGCCGCCGACCTCCGGCACCCGCGACGCCTTCAACGAACTCGCCATGGAGGGCGGCTGCAGGACCTTCGAGAGCCTGAAGGCGGTGAAGAAGGTGGACAAGAAGCGGTACAAGGGCGTCTGCCGCGGCATCCGCGAAGACGGCGCCTGGGTCGAGGCCGGCGAGAACGACAATCTGATCGTCCAGAAGCTGGAGGCCGATCCGAACGCGCTGGGCGTCTTCGGCTTCTCCTTCCTCGACCAGAACGGCGACAAGGTCCAGGGTTCGATCGTCGACGGCGTCCCGCCGACCTTCGAGAACATTTCCGCGCAGAAATACCCGGTCAGCCGCTCGCTGTTCTTCTATGTCAAGAAGAACCATGTCGGCCAGATTCCGGGTATCCAGGAATATGTCCGCGCCTTCATGAACCGGAAGGCGATCGGCAAGCGCGGCTACCTGATCGGCAAGGGCCTGATCCCGCTGCCGCGGGCCGAAATGAGAGACTTTATCTCGGCCGGAAAATCCCTGCCCGACCTGACGATGTAG
- the aceB gene encoding malate synthase A, which produces MTTVAGTTAAGVTLHGELKPGYDEILTPEALEFIADLQRTFGPRRAELLARREEVQGKLDDGWLPDFLPETKHVRDGDWTVAPIPEPLLDRRVEITGPVDRKMVINALNSGARVFMADFEDSNAPTWDNNIQGHLNVRDAVRGTIEYDDPVSGKHYELGEKTAVLIIRPRGWHLPDNYIRVDGEPISGSLADFGLVFFHNANAQIARGLGPYFYLPKLENHLEARLWNDVFVHAQERLGLPAGTIRATVLIETIMAVFEMDEILYELKDHIAGLNCGRWDYIFSYIKRFRNRADFTLPDRAQVTMTVGFLRSYSLELIRTCHRRGAFAMGGMAAQIPIRNDPEASEAAIGMVRADKEREAGDGHDGTWVAHPGLVPVALEVFDRLMPESNQLARQRQDVHTRAADLLAVPDGTITEQGVRNNISVGIQYTEAWLRGNGCVPINNLMEDAATAEICRSQIWQWRRHGASITGGPPIDDDLLARLIAEEAERIAGARGEDAEALAALEEARALFWDMTASDEFQEFLTLPAYQRISADAA; this is translated from the coding sequence ATGACGACTGTAGCGGGGACGACAGCGGCGGGCGTAACCCTGCACGGCGAACTCAAGCCCGGCTATGACGAGATCCTGACTCCGGAAGCCCTGGAGTTTATCGCCGACCTTCAGCGCACCTTCGGCCCGCGCCGGGCGGAGCTTCTGGCGCGCCGGGAGGAGGTGCAGGGCAAGCTGGACGACGGCTGGCTGCCGGACTTCCTGCCGGAGACGAAGCATGTGCGCGACGGCGACTGGACGGTCGCGCCGATCCCGGAGCCGCTGCTCGACCGGCGGGTCGAGATCACCGGCCCGGTCGACCGCAAGATGGTTATCAACGCGCTGAATTCCGGCGCGCGGGTCTTCATGGCGGATTTCGAGGATTCCAACGCGCCGACCTGGGACAACAACATCCAGGGCCATCTCAACGTGCGCGACGCCGTGCGCGGAACGATCGAGTATGACGATCCGGTCAGCGGCAAGCATTACGAGCTGGGCGAGAAGACCGCCGTTCTGATTATCCGGCCGCGCGGCTGGCACCTGCCCGACAACTATATCCGCGTGGACGGCGAGCCGATTTCCGGCAGCCTCGCCGATTTCGGCCTGGTGTTTTTCCACAATGCGAATGCGCAGATCGCCCGCGGCCTCGGCCCGTATTTCTACCTGCCCAAGCTGGAAAACCATCTCGAGGCGCGGCTGTGGAACGACGTGTTCGTCCATGCGCAGGAGAGGCTCGGCCTGCCGGCCGGCACGATCAGGGCAACCGTGCTGATCGAGACGATCATGGCCGTCTTCGAGATGGACGAGATCCTCTACGAACTGAAGGACCACATCGCCGGCCTGAACTGCGGCCGCTGGGACTATATCTTCAGCTACATCAAGCGCTTCCGGAACCGGGCGGATTTCACCCTGCCGGACCGCGCCCAGGTAACGATGACGGTGGGCTTCCTGCGCAGCTATTCGCTGGAGCTGATCCGCACCTGCCACCGGCGCGGCGCCTTCGCCATGGGCGGTATGGCGGCGCAAATTCCGATCAGGAACGATCCCGAAGCCAGCGAGGCCGCCATCGGCATGGTGCGGGCCGACAAGGAGCGCGAGGCCGGCGACGGCCATGACGGCACCTGGGTCGCCCACCCCGGCCTGGTGCCGGTCGCCCTCGAGGTGTTCGACCGGCTGATGCCTGAGAGCAACCAGCTCGCCCGCCAGCGCCAGGACGTGCACACAAGGGCCGCCGACCTGCTCGCCGTGCCCGACGGCACGATCACCGAACAGGGCGTGCGCAACAACATTTCGGTCGGCATCCAGTACACGGAGGCCTGGCTGCGCGGTAACGGCTGCGTGCCGATCAACAACCTGATGGAAGATGCCGCGACGGCGGAGATCTGCCGGTCCCAAATCTGGCAGTGGCGCAGGCACGGCGCGTCGATCACCGGCGGGCCGCCGATCGACGACGATCTGCTTGCCCGCCTGATCGCCGAAGAGGCGGAGCGGATTGCCGGGGCAAGGGGCGAGGACGCCGAAGCGCTCGCCGCCCTCGAAGAGGCGCGCGCCCTGTTCTGGGACATGACGGCGTCCGACGAGTTCCAGGAATTCCTGACCCTGCCCGCCTATCAGCGGATTTCGGCCGACGCGGCGTAG
- a CDS encoding DMT family transporter, with amino-acid sequence MTAQDNPVRGIAIMCLSMFFFVAVDTLARELTQRLAVSQILWVRFVIFAAIVVAIAGPRTVPAKLKSRKPWLQFVRSMVLVAEIAIFVLSFRYLPVADVHAVAAAVPLIVTALAVPVLGERVGWRRWIAVGVGFFAVLAIIRPGFLDLDWYHLLPVAGALIWAIYQVLIRLTAHYDGQDTTLLWTVLAGLAFTTLIGWIDWVWPSPETWLLLIAAGILGTVAHYTLILALNAAPASLLQPFVYTTFPWAVLLGLIFFGEFPDAVTIAGAAVLIVVGLYVMRREAKAGGG; translated from the coding sequence ATGACCGCCCAGGACAACCCGGTCCGCGGCATCGCGATCATGTGCCTGTCGATGTTCTTCTTCGTCGCGGTCGATACGCTCGCCCGGGAACTGACCCAGCGCCTGGCGGTCAGCCAGATCCTATGGGTGCGCTTCGTGATCTTCGCCGCGATCGTCGTCGCGATCGCCGGACCGCGCACGGTCCCCGCCAAGCTGAAGAGCCGGAAGCCCTGGCTGCAGTTCGTCCGCAGCATGGTGCTGGTGGCGGAGATCGCGATCTTCGTGCTGAGCTTCCGCTACCTGCCCGTCGCCGACGTTCATGCCGTCGCCGCCGCCGTTCCGCTGATCGTCACGGCGCTGGCCGTCCCGGTGCTGGGCGAGCGGGTCGGCTGGCGGCGCTGGATCGCCGTCGGGGTCGGGTTCTTCGCGGTGCTGGCGATCATCCGCCCCGGTTTCCTGGACCTGGACTGGTATCACCTGCTGCCGGTCGCCGGGGCGTTGATCTGGGCGATCTACCAGGTGCTGATCCGTCTGACCGCGCACTATGACGGGCAGGATACGACGCTCCTGTGGACCGTGCTCGCCGGCCTTGCGTTCACGACCCTCATCGGCTGGATCGACTGGGTCTGGCCGAGCCCGGAGACCTGGCTGCTGCTGATTGCGGCCGGCATCCTGGGCACCGTGGCCCACTACACGCTGATCCTGGCGCTGAACGCGGCGCCGGCCTCGCTGTTGCAGCCCTTCGTTTACACAACCTTCCCCTGGGCTGTTTTGCTGGGCCTGATCTTCTTCGGCGAATTCCCCGACGCGGTCACGATCGCCGGCGCCGCCGTGCTGATCGTCGTCGGCCTCTACGTCATGCGCCGGGAAGCGAAGGCCGGGGGCGGGTGA
- a CDS encoding 2Fe-2S iron-sulfur cluster-binding protein: MKVEIVTVRDGEEAVVAFDYARRSEDEKPMVLDVLLQAQATTMPDLAFRYGCRARNCGVCTIDINGRPRIACRARARDGDRISPVATLPAVADLVVRRDGIARQMRGRLQTAQGNDLNVEAPADYHELTSCIECYACLNNCPMHMRNFGGGLPGDMDPADLPDPAEGYRWGNPFSLLKLQMIRIDPLTTAAGREAALDNAIDLGLDECVGCPGCKCGVGIDLKGLVVKALVDDAGDRLPSAAE, encoded by the coding sequence ATGAAAGTGGAAATCGTCACCGTCCGCGACGGCGAGGAGGCCGTCGTCGCGTTCGACTATGCCCGCCGTTCGGAGGACGAGAAGCCGATGGTGCTCGACGTCCTCCTCCAGGCCCAGGCGACGACCATGCCGGACCTCGCCTTCCGCTACGGCTGCCGCGCGCGCAATTGCGGGGTCTGCACCATCGACATCAACGGCCGGCCACGTATCGCCTGCCGCGCCCGGGCGCGCGACGGCGACCGGATCAGCCCGGTGGCGACCCTGCCGGCGGTCGCGGACCTGGTGGTGCGCCGCGACGGCATCGCCCGGCAGATGCGCGGGCGCCTGCAGACCGCCCAGGGCAACGACCTGAACGTCGAGGCGCCGGCGGACTATCACGAGCTGACGTCGTGCATCGAATGCTATGCCTGCCTCAACAACTGCCCGATGCACATGCGCAACTTCGGTGGCGGCCTGCCCGGCGACATGGACCCGGCCGACCTGCCGGACCCGGCGGAGGGTTATCGCTGGGGCAATCCCTTCTCGCTGCTGAAGCTGCAGATGATCCGTATCGATCCCTTGACGACCGCGGCCGGCCGCGAGGCGGCGCTGGACAACGCCATCGACCTCGGCCTCGACGAATGCGTCGGCTGTCCCGGCTGCAAGTGCGGCGTCGGCATCGATCTGAAGGGCCTGGTGGTCAAGGCGCTGGTCGACGACGCCGGCGACCGGCTGCCGTCCGCCGCCGAATAG
- a CDS encoding FAD-binding protein → MTIDIEWLDYDVIVVGSGGSGGQAARAAADAGARVLSVSKDPVGASDTKISEGIATVRGSGAADDSEEVLSENLKMAGGDLPVRAITDAFASDSTSAYDRYRTQGLRPPIKEDRSGPQPLPLPFGGHTRRRSVGHKNSGIAFGHANWNAIVQGNRVDYIEDAWFLDLVTEDVSNGSGPKKKIAGGLIYHAARGVLLAVRAPSVVIAAGGVSSLYFPNTDTMRGNTGDGYAVALRAGADLVDMEQIQFLPFCLASPPAYEGLCAGEPVMASYLGVLRDKNGKIILDSVFIRTRAECASAILRAVEDGRGSPNGGAYLDMTANKELPLSGPYFQRFGETCLPSSYNNARLALGKKAAKFEEPWEVRPGAHYHMGGIRADAHGASAGGAGDGDAEYGIAGLFTAGGAMGGVFGANRLGSTSLTEGAVFGGRSGAAAASHARQAKGRTGGRTGDEAFQPLIDRVNRRFGQKGTVAAATLKLELQKEAWKYIGPVRTAEKLDRMDMVIAESMARLDEVAIPDYGMWNQAFIEFEELRNLLDCARAVATAARERDGSLGGHVRFDRKTVSAFSKPYSTVVRLNDDGWQIARLERERTPVKRLISYKLQETRRKIQLRWLRMLPRGVKDRKLLARYQAIMGKGAVEEVKAPEMAIGGTEAAIGESTRA, encoded by the coding sequence ATGACGATAGACATCGAATGGCTGGATTATGACGTGATCGTGGTCGGCTCCGGCGGCTCCGGCGGCCAGGCCGCCCGGGCGGCGGCGGATGCGGGAGCGCGGGTGCTGTCGGTCTCGAAGGATCCGGTCGGCGCGTCCGACACGAAAATCTCGGAAGGCATCGCGACGGTGCGCGGCTCCGGCGCTGCGGACGATTCGGAAGAGGTGCTCTCGGAAAACCTCAAGATGGCCGGCGGCGACCTGCCCGTGCGGGCGATCACCGACGCCTTCGCCAGCGACAGCACATCGGCCTACGACCGCTACCGCACCCAGGGCCTGCGCCCCCCGATCAAGGAAGACCGGTCCGGCCCGCAGCCCCTGCCCCTGCCGTTCGGCGGGCACACGCGGCGGCGCTCGGTCGGCCACAAGAACAGCGGCATCGCCTTCGGCCATGCCAACTGGAACGCGATCGTCCAGGGCAACCGCGTCGACTATATCGAAGACGCCTGGTTCCTCGACCTGGTCACAGAGGACGTGTCCAACGGGTCGGGGCCCAAGAAGAAAATCGCCGGCGGCCTGATCTACCACGCGGCGCGCGGCGTTCTCCTCGCCGTGCGCGCGCCCTCGGTGGTGATCGCCGCCGGCGGCGTCTCCAGCCTGTATTTCCCGAACACCGACACCATGCGCGGCAATACCGGCGACGGTTACGCCGTCGCGCTGCGCGCCGGCGCCGACCTGGTCGATATGGAACAGATCCAGTTCCTGCCCTTCTGCCTCGCCTCTCCGCCGGCCTACGAGGGCCTGTGCGCCGGCGAGCCGGTGATGGCCAGCTATCTGGGCGTCCTGCGCGACAAGAACGGCAAGATCATCCTGGACAGCGTTTTCATCCGGACCCGCGCCGAGTGCGCGTCGGCGATCCTGCGCGCGGTCGAGGACGGCCGCGGCAGCCCGAACGGCGGCGCCTATCTGGATATGACGGCCAACAAGGAACTGCCCCTCTCCGGCCCCTACTTTCAGCGGTTCGGGGAAACCTGCCTGCCGAGTTCCTACAACAACGCGCGCCTGGCGCTGGGCAAGAAGGCGGCGAAGTTCGAGGAACCGTGGGAAGTGCGCCCGGGCGCCCACTATCACATGGGCGGCATCCGGGCCGACGCGCACGGCGCCTCGGCCGGCGGCGCGGGCGACGGCGACGCGGAATACGGCATCGCCGGCCTGTTTACTGCCGGGGGCGCCATGGGCGGCGTCTTCGGCGCGAACCGCCTCGGTTCGACATCCCTGACCGAAGGCGCGGTCTTCGGCGGGCGTTCCGGCGCTGCCGCGGCAAGCCATGCGCGCCAGGCAAAGGGCCGGACCGGGGGCCGGACCGGGGATGAGGCCTTCCAGCCCCTGATCGACCGGGTCAACCGGCGCTTCGGCCAGAAAGGCACCGTGGCGGCGGCAACCCTCAAGCTCGAGCTGCAGAAGGAGGCCTGGAAGTATATCGGGCCCGTGCGGACGGCGGAGAAGCTGGACCGGATGGATATGGTGATCGCCGAATCGATGGCCAGGCTCGACGAGGTGGCGATCCCGGACTACGGCATGTGGAACCAGGCGTTCATCGAGTTCGAGGAATTGCGCAATCTGCTGGATTGCGCCAGGGCCGTCGCCACGGCGGCGCGGGAGCGTGACGGCAGCCTGGGCGGCCATGTGCGCTTCGACAGGAAGACCGTTTCCGCCTTTTCGAAGCCCTACTCCACGGTGGTCCGCCTCAACGACGACGGCTGGCAGATCGCCCGGCTCGAACGGGAGCGCACGCCGGTGAAACGCCTGATCTCCTACAAACTCCAGGAGACCAGGCGGAAGATTCAGTTGAGATGGCTGCGCATGCTGCCCAGGGGTGTGAAGGACAGGAAGCTGCTGGCGCGCTATCAGGCGATCATGGGCAAGGGCGCGGTCGAAGAGGTCAAGGCGCCCGAGATGGCGATCGGCGGCACGGAAGCCGCCATCGGCGAAAGCACGCGGGCGTAG
- a CDS encoding NAD(P)H-dependent oxidoreductase: protein MNLLGIAGSLRAGSFNRSLIRAAATAAPDGAGVTPFDRLGEIPPYNDDEKQKAIPAAVTALAEEIRAADGLLISTPEYNYGVSGVLKNAIDWVSRVPDQPFKDKPIGVMGAAMGGLGTARAQYDLRRSFIFLDGLVMNRPEIFVGAAHTKFDETGALTDEATREILTDYMKALAAWIERVG, encoded by the coding sequence ATGAACCTTCTCGGCATCGCCGGCAGCCTGCGCGCCGGCTCCTTCAACCGCAGCCTGATCCGGGCGGCGGCGACCGCGGCGCCGGACGGCGCCGGCGTCACCCCGTTCGACCGCCTCGGCGAAATTCCGCCCTACAACGACGACGAGAAGCAGAAGGCGATCCCGGCGGCGGTGACCGCGCTGGCAGAAGAGATCCGCGCCGCGGACGGCCTGCTGATTTCGACGCCGGAATACAACTACGGCGTCTCGGGCGTGCTGAAGAACGCCATCGACTGGGTGTCCCGCGTGCCGGACCAGCCCTTCAAGGATAAGCCGATCGGCGTCATGGGGGCGGCGATGGGCGGTCTGGGCACTGCACGGGCGCAATACGACCTGCGCCGGTCGTTCATCTTCCTGGACGGCCTGGTGATGAACCGGCCGGAAATCTTCGTCGGCGCCGCGCACACGAAGTTCGACGAGACCGGCGCGCTGACCGACGAAGCGACCCGGGAAATCCTGACGGATTACATGAAGGCGCTGGCGGCCTGGATCGAGCGGGTGGGATAA
- a CDS encoding thiamine pyrophosphate-binding protein — MTGAATAPSDNLRTGGQILIDQLRVHRVERVFCVPGESYLAALDAFVDAPEIHVVTARQEGGAAIMAEAHGKLTGTPGVCFVTRGPGATNASAGMHIAFQDSTPMVLFVGQVARAMADREAFQEIDYRRMYGQLAKWVGQIEDPERIPEMVSRAFHTAVNGRPGPVVLALPEDMLVQRAGVGDARRFREMPPAPPPEDMERLRGLLFKAERPMALLGGGGWDRQAVAAFEAFAQAFDLPVAVSFRCQAYFDNRLGQYAGHAGVGADPALNDRLAAADLLLVAGARLGEVTTGGYTIVRPPVPEQTLIHVHPGAEELGRVYQPALGINAGMTHFAAAAAALEPPEAIPWSEWRRAAHDDYLAFLRPLAVPGDVQIGEIVVWLSDRLPEDAIVCNGAGNYNTWLHRNFVFKGYRTQIGATSGSMGYGTPAAVAIALAEPDRVVVNWTGDGCFLMHGQELATAMQYGAKVVNIVVNNGMLGSIRIHQERDYPTRVSATALRNPDFVALAEAYGLHGETVRTTDDFAPAFERCAAAGRSSLIDLQVSPDAGTTTRSISEIRDAALARQG, encoded by the coding sequence ATGACCGGCGCAGCAACCGCTCCTTCCGACAATCTCAGGACCGGCGGACAAATCCTGATCGACCAGCTGCGCGTCCACCGCGTCGAGCGCGTGTTCTGCGTGCCCGGCGAGAGCTACCTTGCCGCGCTCGACGCCTTTGTCGACGCGCCGGAAATCCACGTCGTCACGGCGCGCCAGGAGGGCGGCGCGGCGATCATGGCGGAGGCCCACGGCAAGCTGACCGGCACGCCGGGCGTCTGCTTCGTCACCCGCGGACCGGGCGCGACCAACGCCAGCGCCGGCATGCATATCGCGTTCCAGGATTCGACGCCGATGGTCCTGTTCGTCGGCCAGGTCGCCCGCGCCATGGCGGACCGGGAGGCCTTCCAGGAGATCGACTACCGGCGCATGTACGGCCAGCTCGCGAAATGGGTCGGCCAGATCGAGGACCCGGAGCGCATCCCGGAGATGGTCTCCCGCGCCTTCCACACGGCGGTCAACGGCCGGCCGGGCCCGGTCGTCCTCGCCCTGCCGGAAGACATGCTGGTGCAGCGCGCCGGGGTCGGCGACGCGCGCCGGTTCCGGGAGATGCCGCCCGCGCCGCCCCCGGAAGACATGGAACGGCTGCGCGGCCTGCTGTTCAAGGCCGAGCGGCCGATGGCACTGCTCGGCGGCGGCGGCTGGGACCGGCAGGCGGTCGCCGCCTTCGAGGCGTTTGCTCAGGCCTTCGACCTGCCGGTTGCGGTCTCGTTCCGCTGCCAGGCCTATTTCGACAACCGGCTGGGCCAGTATGCCGGCCATGCCGGGGTCGGCGCGGACCCGGCGCTCAACGACCGGCTCGCCGCGGCGGACCTGCTGCTGGTCGCCGGCGCCCGTCTCGGCGAGGTGACGACCGGCGGCTACACCATCGTGCGCCCGCCGGTGCCGGAACAGACGCTCATTCACGTCCATCCCGGCGCCGAGGAACTGGGCCGGGTCTACCAGCCGGCGCTCGGCATCAACGCCGGGATGACGCATTTCGCGGCAGCGGCCGCGGCGCTGGAGCCACCGGAAGCGATCCCCTGGAGCGAATGGCGCAGGGCCGCACACGACGACTACCTCGCCTTCCTCCGGCCGCTTGCAGTGCCCGGCGACGTCCAGATCGGCGAGATCGTCGTCTGGCTGAGCGACCGGCTGCCGGAAGACGCCATCGTCTGCAACGGCGCCGGCAACTACAACACCTGGCTGCACAGGAATTTCGTCTTCAAGGGTTACCGGACGCAGATCGGCGCGACCTCCGGCTCGATGGGCTACGGCACGCCGGCGGCCGTCGCAATCGCTCTGGCCGAACCGGATCGGGTCGTCGTGAACTGGACCGGCGACGGCTGCTTCCTGATGCACGGCCAGGAACTGGCGACGGCGATGCAGTACGGCGCGAAGGTCGTCAACATCGTCGTCAACAACGGCATGCTCGGCAGCATCCGGATCCACCAGGAGCGGGATTATCCGACCCGCGTTTCGGCGACCGCCCTGCGCAACCCCGATTTCGTTGCGCTGGCCGAGGCCTACGGCCTGCACGGCGAGACGGTGCGCACGACCGACGACTTCGCGCCGGCCTTCGAGCGGTGCGCGGCGGCCGGACGGTCCTCCCTGATCGACCTCCAGGTCAGCCCGGACGCCGGCACGACGACCCGCTCGATCAGCGAAATCCGCGACGCCGCCCTGGCACGGCAAGGCTGA
- a CDS encoding isochorismatase family protein, producing the protein MSDVDIYKTQNFGNSSGWGRAPALLIVDFVNGFTDPARFGGGNIQEAIANTAVLLDACRSYGLPIVFTRVIYADDGADAGVFCLKAPSLVTLTEDNPESHVVDALKPRAGELIARKQQPSAFFGTNLHSWLTMRGVDTIIQTGCTTSGCVRASVIDALSYNYRNIVVTDCVGDRAIGPHEANLFDMGQKYADLLTCEETLAALAGLMGVRAEAAE; encoded by the coding sequence ATGAGCGACGTCGATATCTACAAGACCCAGAATTTCGGCAACAGCAGCGGATGGGGCCGGGCGCCGGCGCTGCTGATCGTCGATTTCGTCAACGGCTTCACCGATCCGGCGCGTTTCGGCGGCGGCAACATCCAGGAGGCGATCGCCAACACGGCGGTTCTGCTCGACGCGTGCCGCAGCTACGGCCTGCCCATCGTGTTCACCCGGGTGATCTACGCCGACGACGGCGCGGACGCCGGCGTGTTCTGCCTCAAGGCGCCGAGCCTCGTGACGCTGACCGAGGACAATCCGGAGAGCCACGTCGTCGATGCGCTAAAGCCGCGCGCCGGCGAACTGATCGCGCGCAAGCAGCAGCCGTCGGCCTTCTTCGGCACCAACCTGCATTCCTGGCTCACCATGCGCGGCGTCGACACGATCATCCAGACCGGCTGCACGACCTCGGGCTGCGTCCGCGCCTCGGTGATCGATGCGCTGAGCTACAACTACCGCAACATCGTCGTGACCGACTGCGTCGGCGACCGCGCCATCGGCCCGCACGAGGCCAACCTGTTCGACATGGGCCAGAAATACGCCGACCTGCTGACCTGCGAGGAGACGCTGGCCGCGCTCGCCGGGCTCATGGGCGTGCGCGCGGAAGCGGCGGAATAA